Below is a window of Streptomyces sp. NBC_00223 DNA.
CGTGCGGCGGCGCGACCTCGCCGACGGACTGCTGGACATCCGGATCGTGGACGCCGGTCCGTATGCCAGGACGCGGCTGCTGGGCGCGGCGCTGACCGGGGTGGTGACCTCGTCGCCGGTGTACCGGTCGACCGCCCTGCGCAGGCTGCGGCTGAGCGTCCCGGGCGAAGGAGTCCACCTCGCCTTCGACGGCGAGGTGGCGCCCGCGCCCCGGGAGCTGCTGCTGGACAAGGTGCCCGGCGGCCTGGTCGTGTACCGGGGCTGAGCCGCGGGACCCTGACGGGCCCCACGGCTCAGTAGTGCCCGCGGCTCAACGCCCGCGGCTCAGTTCTCGCGACTCAGTTCTCGCCGACGAGGCTGGCCAGCGCCCGCACCCCCTCCCCGGATATGCTCAGCGCGTCCTCGCTGCCGGTGTCGATGGACAGGATCAGCTCGTCCGACGGCCAGGCGCCGCTCAGCGCGGCCAGCTGGACCAGCCGGTAGCGCCGGGTCGCGGGCAGCGCGTCGGCCATCCGGGTCTCGGAGGTGAACACCGGGACCAGCTGCCTGCCGTCATCCTGCTCGTACACCGGGAGCTGTATCTCGCGGGGCAGCTCTGCGCCGCCGACGCCTTCCGGGAACTCGTCCGCGGCCGGTACGGGCAGCAGAACCTCGCTCACCGCGAGGGTGCTCAACGCGATGACGTTCTCACTGCCGTGGGCGATCTCGTGGAGTGCGCGCTGCGCCGGGGGCAGGGCACCGTTGGGGTTGATGTCGGTCATCGCTACGGATTCCTCTCGCCGGTACTGCTCTGCTCGGTCTTCATGGCTTCCTGTCGCTGAACCCGGCGCGTACCCAAGCCACCCCGGACCATGCGCCGCCCCCGCGAACACGGCCGACCGCGTCCCTTCGGCCGGCTCCCCCGTCGTACGCACCGCACCCACCCCGCATTCGCACACATACGCCTTTTTGGCATCTCTGTACGAATAACGACGGGATTCCGGAGAGGTCACGCGGTTTTTTCCGCCGATTCGAGCGGCAGGTCGCGCAGGGTCGCCCGGGCCGACCGCGCACCGGCGGCGGGGTGGCCGACACGTAGGGCCCGGCACTCCCCGCACCGGACGGCGGACAGCGAGAGGCGGTCGGGCAGCCGCAGCGGACCGGGCACGGCGAACCACGGCAGACCACGGCAGACCACGGCAGACCACGGCACAGCCGAGCCGAGGCCGACGATCAGCGGCACGCCGGCCGTCGGTCGGGCCCACAGGGCTCTGCTTCGCCTGCGGGGGCGGTGGCCGGGTCTTCGGGCGGTCGGCCGCCGGGCCGGGTGAGGGGGTGTGCGAGGCTCGGGGGATGCGATACATCATCATCGGCGCCGGGGCGGTCGGGGGCACGATCGGGGGGCGGCTGCACGAGAGCGGGCACGAGGTCGTGCTGGTGGCGCGGGGCGCCAACGCGGCGGCCCTGCGCGCACGCGGACTGCGGCTCGAACTGCCCGGCGGCGTACGGACGTTGCCCGTTCCGGTGGCCGAGGGCCCGGACGAGCTGACGCCCCGCGCGGACGACGTCCTCCTCCTGGCCGTGAAGACGCAGGACACCGCGGGCGTGCTGGAGACCTGGGCGGGCTACGGGGACGGCGACGGTGCCGGTCCCGCCGTGGTGTGCGCGCAGAACGGCGTGGAGAACGAGCGGCTGGCGCTGCGCCGCTTCCGTGACGTGCACGCGATGTGCGTCTGGCTGCCGAGTTCGCATCTGGAGCCGGGAGTTGTGCTGGCGCCGTGCGCGCCACTGACCGGAATACTGCACCTGGGCCGCTATCCGTCGGGCGCGGACGAGGTGACGCGGCGGATCGCGGCCGATCTGGCGGCGTCGGGCTTCGGCGCCCCGGTCTCGGCGGAGGTGATGGCATGGAAATACGCCAAGCTGATCGCGAACCTGGGGAACGCCGTCGAGGCGGTGTGCGGCCCGGACGACGCCGAGTCGCTGCGGGAGCTGACGGCACGGGCGCGCGCCGAGGGCGTGGCCGTCCTGGACGCGGCGGGCATCGCGCACATCGACCAGCGGGAGACCTCCCGGGTGCGCGGTGACCGGGTGAGCGTCCAGCCGCTCGAAGGCTCGGTGCGCGGCGGCGGTTCGTCCTGGCAGAGCCTGATGCGCGGCACGGGGTCGATCGAGACGGACTATCTCAACGGGGAGATCGTGCTGCTCGGCCGCCGCTTCGGGGTGCCGACGCCGGTCAACGAGACGTTGCAGCGCGCCGCGAACCGTTTCGCGCGGGAGCGCCGCCGGCCGGGCGACCTGACGGCCGGTGAACGGACGGCGCTCCTGGGCGCGATGACCGGGGCGGGCGCCACGACGGGTGGCTAGTCCTCCGGGCGCATCCGGAAGTCGTAGGCCGCCGGGAGCGGGTGTTCGGCGCGGGCCTGGGCCCGGAGGTCGAGTCCGGCCGGACCGTCCGCGCTGATCAGCGCTTCCGCGATGGCGTACCAGGTGTCGCCGAGCACTTCGTCGCCCTCGCGCAGGTCGTCGACGACGAAGCCCTCGTCGAAGATCGCCCGCGCCAGGACCGGGTCGCCCTGGGCGAGCGCGGTACGGGCCCGCAGCAGCCGGAAGCGTCCGCCGTCCGGCGGCTGTTCGCCCGTTCCGGGCGCCGGATCGGCGAGCATCCGGTCGGCGTCCCCGGCGCGGCCCGCCGCCAGCAGCGCGGGCACGGCCTCCAGGACCAGGGCGCGCCGCACACGTACGGCCTGCTCGGCGCCGGCCGCAGGAGCCTCGCCGAGAAGCGCGTACGCGGCGAGGAAGCGTTCCGCGGCCTGTTCGGTCCTGCCCGCATCGGTGTCGGCGACGGCGAGGGCGCGCAGCACCCAGGGCGAGGGGCGGGCGGCGTGCGCGCGCTCCCAGCTGCGTACGGCCTGCGCCCGGTCGCCCGCCGCCCACTGGGCGACGCCGAGGTGGTAGTCGCGGTACCACTCCTCGCCCGGGTGGGTGTCGGACGACTCCAGCAGCTCGCGCCACTCCGGGGAGACCAGCGAGGGGCCCGGGGGCTCGTCGGCGGCGGGAGGCGGAAGGACCCCGGTGTGCAGCAGCGCCAGCCAGGGCTGCTGGGCGTCGCCGAGGGTATCGGCGGGGAAGGGCGTACCGGGCAGGTCGAAGCGGCCGCGCTCGGTCTCCAGGGCGCCCCAGCCGGAACCGGTGGCGAGGACGTCCTTGGGTTCGTTGTCGGCGTGGGCGAGCCAGGTCCGGTAGGCGGCGTCGACGGTCTCGCGCGGCAGGGCCGTCTCCAGCCGTCCGGCGGCTTCGGCGCGGGCGGCGGACCAGTCGTCGCCGTGCACGAGCGCGGGGTCGGCGGCGAGCGGACCGTACGCCTCCAGCCAGGAGAAGTCGGAACCGGCGGCCATCGGAATGTGTTCGAGCTGAGTACGAGCCAGCCCGGCCTGGATCTCCAGGTAGCCGTCGGTGCCGGGTTCGGTGAGCCATTCCTGCCAGCGCCGGCCGCCGCGGCCGTGGCCCCACAGGAAGAGCTTGCGGCCGCGCAGCAGGTCGGTGGAGGTCTGCACGAGGCCGTGGCCGTCGCCGTCCAGCGCGGTGATCCAGCGCCGGTCGGTGTCCTGGACGTCGAAGAAGTAGTCGGCGGCGTGCTCGGCGCGGGTGGTGTAGGTGAGGTCCGGGCCGCCGCCGTCCCCGGGGACCGGGACATGGCTGAGGGTGCGCTGATAGCCGAAGTGCCAGGCGGCGTCGGCGGGGGCCAGCACCCGGGTCCCCTCGGCCTCGGGGACCGCGATGTTGGACCACCAGTAGGCGGGGACGGTGCGGTCGTGCGGGTTGCGGACCCGCACCCCGACGTAGAGGAAGTCGGAGCCGTCGGGCAGCCACATGTCGATCTGGAACGGCAGGTCGCGCAGGCGTTCCCACTCCCACAGCCGCAGCATCTCGCCGCCGTCGGGGGCGGGGACGCGGGCGGCGTGCAGCGGGGCGCAGGTGTGCGCGGCGTGGCCGGTGGCGCCGAGGTTCCACTCCACGCCGCCGGAGAACCAGGCACCGGCGAGCGCGAAGTCGGCCGGCTGGAACACGGGGTTGCGGTAGAGCAGTTCACGGCCGGTGGGCTTGTGCACCAGGGAGTACAGCCGGCCGCCGAGGCCGGGCAGCACGGTGGCGCGGACCCGGTCGTTCTCGATGACGAGGGCGTCGAGTTCGGCGGGGGCGCGCGTGCGGCCGTAATTGTCGAGGACCCGGACGGGCAGCACGGATCGCAGCGGCGCGTAGCCGATCTGCCGGGCCATGTCGGCGGGCAGCCCTTCCCGGTCCCGCGGGTCGAGTTGGTGCAGTTCGCCGGATGAGCGCAGGGCGGGCAGCGGGTTCTCCGGGCCGAGAGGCGCGGCCGGAATGCTCACAGCGGTACGTCGCACGGTCGTAGCCAAGGCCACCTCATCTTGCACACGTGGCCGCCTCGGTCACGGCGGCCGTTCGATGACCATGGAACAGCTTTCCCGGCCCGCTGACCAGGGGCAGTCGGAATCGGGCTCGACGCCGGGCCGGTGGCGGCGGCCCGGCGGGGGGCGCGCGGCGCGGTCACCCGGCGTACGGCGGTGGCGCGCGGCCGGCTGTCGGCAGTCGCTGCTACAACGGAACCCATGACGACTTCGCACACCCCGCCGTCCGGGTCCTCCTTCCCGCAACTCCGGTTCGCCGACCGGCTGGAGCAGATCGGGGAACGGTCGGCCGCGCTGCGCAAGGCCGCGGCGGAGGCCGACCCGCGGAACCGCGTCCCGGGCTGTCCCGACTGGACGGTACGGGAGTTGGTGGCGCACCTGGCCGAGGTGCAGCGGTTCTGGGCGGCGTCGGTGGCGGCCGGACCGGCCCAACGGCCGCCGGTGGACGCGGTGGTGGACGGTCCGGTCCCGCCGGGCGAACTGCTCGACTGGTCGGCCCGGTCCACCGATGTCCTGCTGGACGCGCTGCGCACGGCGGGGCCGGACGTGGAGTGCTGGACGTGGTGGGCGGAGTCGGGCAACCCGTCCACGGCCGAGGCGGTGGCCCGGCATCAGGTGCAGGAGGCGGCGGTGCACGCGCGGGACGCCCAGGAGGCGGCGGGCGCCCCGGAATCGTTGCCGCCCGGTCTGGCGGTGGACGCGGTCGACGAATTCCTGCACGTCGGGTTCGGTTCGATGGACGGCTGGCCGCACGCGCCGGCCCGCGTCGCGCTGGTCTCGGACGAGGGCCCGGCCTGGACGCTGATCCTGGACGCGACGGGAGCCTCCGCCGTGCGGGGCGGTCCGGGCGACGGTCCGGCGCCGGGTGCGGCGGTCTCCGGCCCGGCCGACGCACTGCTGCTGGCGCTCTACCGCCGGACGCCCTGGGACGGCGGTGACCTGCGGGTGAGCGGAGACCCCGATCTTGTACGGCAGTTGGTGGTCTGGCCGCCGCTCGGCTGAGGACGTACCGTCCTGACGGAGGGGTGATGCCCATGTCAGGTCGAGTACGGCGAGCGGCTGGTGTGGCGGGCGGAGCTTTGGCGTTGGCGTTGCTCTCCGGGTGCACGCTGGGCGCGCACTCGGATGTGACCGCCACGGACCCGGCGGTCGACGCCTCGGCGCCGCCGCCGGTCGGCAGTATCGAGCACCCCCGGCCGGTGGAGTGCCTCGACGGCATGACGTATCCGACCGTCACCTCCCACGGCAGCCCCAACGGCACGACCTCCGGCGCCGTCACCGGTCACGCCCCGGCCACCGGCGCACCCTCCGGGCAGGGACCGACGCGCAGGGCGACGGGCAACCCCGTACCCGGACCGTCGTCCGTGCCGACCGCAGGACCCGACGACGTGACGGTCGGCCCGCTGATCTGGAAGGGCCTGCGCACGCTGGCCGACGGCAACCAGAGCGCGCACGGCGGCCGCAACTCCGACGGCTGGCACTACCGCATCATCACCCAGGTGCGGCCGGGCGCGGTGGTGACCGTCACCGTCGGCGCCCAGCAACGGGCCCGTGCCGGGCTGGAGTTCGGTGGCGGCTACGGCACCGCGCCCGCGCCCGCCGTGACCTTCCACGGCTGCCCGGCCGCCACCACCGCCTTTCCCGGCGGGTTCTTCGTCGCCGGGGACGGCCGGGCCTGCGTCCCGCTGGACGTGCGGGTCGGCGACGGTCCCACGCGGCATGTCGTGATCTCCTTCTTCAACGGCCGGTGCCCTGCGTAGGGTGTTTCCATGACCGAGCCCACGCCCGATCCCGCCGCCGACGACGACCCCACGCAGGACCCGGAGGTCATCGAGCTCGCCGCGCGGGTCTTCGACTACGCACGGCAGGGCGACACCGCCGGCCTCACCGCCTATGTCGACGCCGGAGTGCCCGCCAACCTCACCAACGACCGCGGCGACACCCTGATCATGCTCGCCGCCTACCACGGCCACGCCGAGACGGTACGCGCGCTGCTCGAGCGCGGTGCCGAGCCCGACCGGGCCAACGACCGCGGGCAGACCCCGCTGGCCGGCGCGGTCTTCAAGGGCGAACAGGACGTGATCAGCGCCCTGGTGGACGGCGGCGCCGACCCGGCCGCCGGGACGCCGTCCGCGATCGACACCGCCAGGATGTTCGGCAAGGACGAGCTGCTGGCGCTGTTCGGCGCGCAGTGAGCCTGCCGGGAGCCGCGGGCAAGGCCGGGGTTGATGTGGGGGACGGGATGGCGGCCGGGGCGGGAGCAGGTGCCGGTGGGCTCGCGGCAACAGCGGCCGCGCCCGCAGCCGTGCCCGAGTCCGTCGCGGCCGTCCTCGGCGGCTCCGGCCCCGCGGACCGGACATTCACCCCGCTGACGCACAGCCAGCTCAACCTGGCCACCGGCGGGGTGTGGCGGGTCACCGGCCCCCTGGGCAGCGCAGTGCTCAAACTGTGCCTCCCGGGCACACCCGCAGGACCGGCCGGCCCGGGGACTGCCGCCGGCTCGGGCGCGGCGGACACTTCGGCCGACCCGGGCGCGGCGGACGCCTCAGCGCCTTCCGCGAGCTTGGCCCCCGGCGCGGGCATGGCCGATACCTCGGCTTCCCCTGCGAGCCCCGGCACGGTGGACGCCTCCGGCTCCGCGCCCGTCCCCGACGGGTGGGCGAGCAGTCCCGACCCGCGGCACTGGAACCACTGGCGCCGCGAACCCCTTGCCTACCTCGACGGCTTGCCCACGACCGCGTTCGCCGACGCCGGGATCGAAGGTCCCCGGCTGCTGGCCGCCGACACCCGGCCCGACGGTTCCTTCGCCCTCTGGCTGGAGGACGTGTCAGGGTTGTCGGGCTCCCACTGGACGGTCCCCCGGATTGCCGCCTTCGCCCAGGCCCTCGGTACCGCCCAGGCGCCCTGGACCGACCGTCTCCCCGACCGGCCCTGGCTCTCCCGGGGCTGGCTGCGCCAGTACGTGTCGAGCAAGTCGATTCCCGCTCACCTCCCTTGGGACCATCCCACCGCCGTCGCCGTCTGGCCCGCAGCCCTGCGCACGGGGCTACGTCGTCTGTGGGAGAGCCGCGACACGCTCCTCACCGCCGCCGAGTCCACTCCGCGCACGCTGTGCCACCTCGATGTCTGGCCGCTGAACCTCCTCTCCGTCGACACCCCCACGGGCGCCGCCGACCGAACCGTTCTTCTGGACTGGGCGTTCGTCGGGGAAGGCGGTGTCGGTGAGGACATCGCCAACCTCATCCCGGACTGCGTCGCCGACGGCCTGATGCCCACCGAACTGCTGCCGGAGATCTCGGAGACCGTGATCGAGGGATATCTGACCGGGCTCCGGGACGGCGGCCACCGTACGAACGCCGATACGCTGCGCCGCTCGGTCGCCGCGGCCGGGGCGGCGAAGTACTGCTGGCTGGCTCCGCTGATGCTCACCAGGCTGGCCACCGGCACCCCTGTGGGCTCCGCCGCGTACGACGTCGGGGGTGACGACACGGCCGTACTGCGGCGCCGCATCGGCCTGTTCGAGCACCTTGTCGACTGGTCGGACCGAACCCTGGGCCCGCGCTGACCGACCACCCGCACCCGTACACCGGGCCGGCACCGTCGTAACGAGATCCGGCCCGCGCCCAGCCGCACCCGCATGTAGCCGCACCCACGCCCGGCCGCGCCCGAGGCCCAGCCCCAGCCTCCAGCCCCGGCCCGACGCCTGCGGGCGTCCCTCAGCTCAGCGCCGCTGTCCGTTCCGCCAGACGCGCGGCGCCGCGCGCGGTCAGGGAGCCGTACAGGCGCAGCCGGGAGATGCCCCCGTCCGGGAAGATGTCGAGCCGGACATGCGTGGCCGGGATCTGGTTGACCAGGAAGCGGTGGACGGTGTCCGGCTGGAGGCGGACCCGGGGCACGAGCTGGACCCACTCGCCTTCGGTGCCGTCGGCGCCGCCCTCCCCGTCACGTATGGACAGGGACACCCAGCCCGCCGCGTTGCCCTTCAGATACGCCGTGTCGATCTCGACCGCACGGATCACACCTTGCTCGACCAGCCGATACCGGATCCAGTCGTTCCCGGTGTCACGGCGTCGGCGGGTCTCCCAGCCGTCGTCCATCTGCCGGGAACGGCCCGGGAGGACGGTGTGCTCGGGCGGCGAGTAGAAGCGGTCGGAGGCGTCCTCCACCGAACCGCCGTTCTCCAACGCGACCAGATCGAAGGTGTCCAGCTCCGCCAGCCACCCCGGATCGGGCACCACTTCTCCGTACACCCGCAGCCTGGCCACTCCGCCGTCCGGATACTGCCTCAGCCGGACGTGGGTGAAGCGCCGCTCGGCATGGACCGCGAAGGCGTTCTCCGCGTGCCCGCCGACCTCCGTACGCGGGACCAGTACGGTCCATTCCACCTCGGGGTCGAGCAGGTCCTCGGGCGCCGCCGACATCGAGTGGGACGTCGCCTCGACCGAGACGGCCTGCGGGTGATTGCCCCGGAAGTGCGCGGTGTCGACCACCAGGCCGCCGATCACGCCCGGCGCCCCGAGCCGTATCAGCGCCCAGTCGTGGTCCGCCGGGTCGGGATGCGGGACCTCCGCCGAGGGGCCGCGTCGCCGGCGGGTCTCCCAGCCGTCCATGACCTTGCCCTTGTGTCCGAAGTGCTCCGGGTCGAAGACCGCGGGCCCGGGCCGCAGCAGATTCTCCCGCTCGGCGAAGAACTCGTCGCCGGCCGCGATCACCCCCGCGCCCAGCCGCCGGTCGGCCAGGTCCGTCAGCCCCGCGAAGGGCAGCTCGCCCCTGCGGTAGTCCGCGAACGGATTCCCTCCGCCGTACGGCGACGCGGCCCCGGTGAACGCCGTCAGCGCGGTGAACGCCTCCACCGGCCCCGGCCCCGGCCCCGCCCCAGACACCGAGCCCGCCCCCGCGTCGGCCCCACGCTCCTGCCCCTGCCCCGTCATGTCCTCATCCCCTGTCCTCGTCATGGCTCCACTCTCAGCCCCCACGACCCTTCACGTCCATCGAAACTTTCTGAATATACCGTTCAGTCAAACTGCACATTTGGATCCAGCTCCGCCGCCTGCCGCAGCGCCCCCATCGTCCGCCGCAGCAGGGGCGCGTCCTCCGCGCCGCCCCGCACGGCCCCCACGATCCGCCGCCGCGGCCGGTCCGCGTCGAGCGGCCGTACGGCCACCGCCTGCCGCAGTCCGCCCGCGGTGGCCATCCGGGGCACCAGCGCGATCCCCATACCGGCCGCGACCAGCGAGAAGATGCCCTGCCAGTCGGCGGCCGCGTGCGCCTGCTCGGGCACGAATCCGGCGTCCGCGCAGGCCGCGAGCGTGATGTCGCGCCAGGGCCCCCGGCTGCCGAAGATCCACGGCTCGGCGGCGAACCGGGCCAGCCGCAGCCCGGGCACGGCGGCCAGCGGGTGGCCGATGGGCAGCGCGATGTCCAGCGGGTCGGTGAGCAGCGGGAACAGCACGAAGCGCGGATCGCGCGCGGTGGGGGCGTCCACGGCCAGTGACACCGCGATGTCCACGTCGCCCGCGGCGAGTTCCTCGTACACCTCCGCGGCCTCGGCCTCGCGGACGGACAGCGTGATCCCGGGCGCGGAGCGGCGCAGCAGGCCGGCGGCGGGCACGACCAGGCGGCTGACGGCGGTCGCGATGGTGCCGACGCGGACGAGCCCGGCGTCGCCCCGGGCGTAGCCGTCGAGTTCGGCGCCGGCCCGTTCCAACTGGGCGAAGACGACCTCGGCGTGCCGCAGCAGTACGTGCGCCGCGCCGGTCAGCCGTACGCCGCGCCCGCGCGCCTCGATCACGGGCGCGCCTATCTGCTTGCCCAGGGCGGCGAGTTGCTGCGAGACCGCCGAAGGGGTCATCCGGAGGGCGGCCGCGGCGGCCGTGACCGTACCCGTGTCGTGCAGCGCGCGGAGCACCTGGAGCTTCCGCAGATCCCACTCTTTCATGCAGTCAGCCTAAACAGTCCCACGGGCGTTGTCCGTACGCCGGGCAGACGCGCGCCGCACTCAGGAGACCGCCACGCCCTCCCGGTACTCCCGGGGGCTGACCCCGCGCACCCGTTTGAACGCCGCGCTCAGCGCGAACGGGCTCCCGTAGCCGACCTTCCGGGCCACGGAGGCGACCGTGGCGTCGGGCTCGCGCAGGAGGTCGGCGGCGAGGGCCAGCCGCCAGCCGGTGAGGTACGCCATCGGCGACTCGCCGACCAGTTCGGTGAAGCGCCGGCCGAGCCCGGCGCGGGAGACACCGGTCCGCGCGGCCAGTTCGGCGACCGTCCACGGATGCGCGGGCCGGTCGTGCAGCAGTCGCAGCGCGGGGCCGACGACGGGATCACTCTGGGCGGCGAACCACGACGGCACGCCGGAATCCGGTGCCGCGCCCGCGAACCAGGCCCGCAGCACCGCGATCAGCACCAGGTCGAGCAGCCGGTCGAGGACGACGTCCTGGCCCGGCTCGTCCCGGACGATCTCCTCCCGCAGCAGCTCGGGCAGCGGGCTGCACCAGGCGTCACCGGTCAGGACGAGCACCTGCGGCAACGCGGCCAGCAGGCGCCGGCTGATCTCCCCCTCCATCTGGTACGTCCCGCTGATCAGCACGGCCGAGCCGTCCGGGTCGTCGCCCCAGGTGCGCACGCCGAGGTCCATCTCGTCGCACAGTTCGTCGCCTTGGAGGCTGGTGGTGACCTGTCCGGGGCGGATGACGATCCGAGGCGCGGTCGCCGGGTCGTCCGCGACCGTGTACGGCTCGGGGCCGCGGACCACCGCGATGTCGCCGGGCCGCAGGCGTACCGGCCGGCAGGTGTCCGGCAGCACCCAGGCGTCGCCGCGCGCCGGGTAGAGCAGGGTCAGCGGCGCGCGGTCCTCGACGCGCAGCGACCAGGGCGGGGTGAGGACCGAGCGCAGCAGGAAGGCGCCGCGGGCCCGGGGGCCGTCGAGCAGGGTGGCCAGTGCGTCCATGACGTCCAGCCTAGGCGGAGACGTCCGCGTATGGGCGTGAGCTTTTCGACCATGGTGAGCGCCCGGACCGCGCGGCTGTACTGGGGCCATGACACCGCACCCGACCTCGGAACAGCGTCCCGGCACCTACCGGTGGGACGCGCGGCCACAGCCGTATCAGCACGGGCAGCAGCAGCCGCCGCGCCCGGCCTTCACTCCAACGCCCGCCCCCAGAAAGGGAGTTGCCATGAACGGCGACATCCGCGGCCTTGTGCTGCTCGCCGCCACGCTCACCACCGGTCTGATGGCGGGCCTGTACTTCGCGTTCTCCTGCGCGGTGATGCCGGGGCTCGGCCGGGCGGACGACCGTACGTTCGTCGAGACGATGCAGCGGGTCAACGTGGCGATTCTCAACGGCTGGTTCACCCTCGCGTTCGGCGGCGCGGTCGTACTCGGCGGGGTCGCGGCGGCGTTGCACTGGCGTGGCGAAGGACGGCCCGCGCTGCCGTGGATCGTCGCCGGAATCGTGCTCTACGTACTGTCGTTGGTCATCACAATGGGCCTCAATGTGCCGCTCAACGACCGGCTCGCCGCCGCGGGCGCTCCCGGCAAGATCCGTGATCTCGCCGCGGTACGGGCGCACTTCGAGTCGAGCTGGGTGCACTGGAACATCGCGCGCACGGTGGTGTGCACGGCCTCGCTGGGGTGCCTGGCGTGGGCGATGCGGGTCGCGGGGCGTGCGTGACACCCGCCGGCGCACGGCGGTTGGGCGATCCGCCGGGCCACTGGCGTACGGCGCTCGCGCCGGCGTCAGTGGTGTTCGGAGAGCAGGACCGCGACGGTGTCCGGTTCCAGCGCGCGGAAGACATGGGGCAGGTCGCCGGGATAGGCCACGTAGTCGCCCGGGCGCAGCTCGACGGGGTCCTCGGTGAGGCCGACCAGGGCGCGGCCGGTGCTGAGGACGACATGTTCGATGACGCCGGTCATGTGCGGCTCCGACTCGCGGTCGGAGCCGGGCCGGGCGGTGACGACGTAGATGTCCCGGCGCGCGTGCGGCGGGCAGGAGGCGAGCAGGGTGGCCGCGTAGTCCGACCGCTCGGCGGTGAAGGTCATGCCCTCGCCCGCGCGGATGACCTGCACCCGGGGCCGGGGCGGGTCGACGAGCCTGGCGAAGGGGACGTCGAGGGTGATGCTCAGCGCCCACAGGGTCTCCACGCTGGGGTTGCCGCTGCCGGATTCGAGCTGGGACAGGGTCGACTTGGCGATGCCCGCGCGGCGGGCGACCTCGGCGAGGGACAGGCCGAGGCGGCGGCGTTCGCGCTGGAGGGACGCGGCGATGGCGGCGAGCGGGGCGCCGTTGGGGGTGGTGCTGTCGTCGGGGGCCATGCCGTGCTCCGGGGGTCGGTTCGCGTACGGGGGGCGTCTACGGGGCGGGGCGCTCACAGGGAGCGTTCGCCAGAGAAGTTGTTCCGTTCGGTTTGACGAACGCCAGTCCTTGTGTTCATTCTAGACGGTGATGCGTTCGATATGGCGAACCCCGGAGAAGGGCCTGGCGAGAGACATCGCCCTGGTCTGCGTCGCCGATGCCCTCGTGGGGGCGTCGTTCGGCGCGATCGCGGTCGGTCTCGGGCTGCCGCTGTGGCTGCCGATGCTGCTGT
It encodes the following:
- a CDS encoding ankyrin repeat domain-containing protein, which encodes MTEPTPDPAADDDPTQDPEVIELAARVFDYARQGDTAGLTAYVDAGVPANLTNDRGDTLIMLAAYHGHAETVRALLERGAEPDRANDRGQTPLAGAVFKGEQDVISALVDGGADPAAGTPSAIDTARMFGKDELLALFGAQ
- a CDS encoding ketopantoate reductase family protein codes for the protein MRYIIIGAGAVGGTIGGRLHESGHEVVLVARGANAAALRARGLRLELPGGVRTLPVPVAEGPDELTPRADDVLLLAVKTQDTAGVLETWAGYGDGDGAGPAVVCAQNGVENERLALRRFRDVHAMCVWLPSSHLEPGVVLAPCAPLTGILHLGRYPSGADEVTRRIAADLAASGFGAPVSAEVMAWKYAKLIANLGNAVEAVCGPDDAESLRELTARARAEGVAVLDAAGIAHIDQRETSRVRGDRVSVQPLEGSVRGGGSSWQSLMRGTGSIETDYLNGEIVLLGRRFGVPTPVNETLQRAANRFARERRRPGDLTAGERTALLGAMTGAGATTGG
- the alc gene encoding allantoicase, whose translation is MTRTGDEDMTGQGQERGADAGAGSVSGAGPGPGPVEAFTALTAFTGAASPYGGGNPFADYRRGELPFAGLTDLADRRLGAGVIAAGDEFFAERENLLRPGPAVFDPEHFGHKGKVMDGWETRRRRGPSAEVPHPDPADHDWALIRLGAPGVIGGLVVDTAHFRGNHPQAVSVEATSHSMSAAPEDLLDPEVEWTVLVPRTEVGGHAENAFAVHAERRFTHVRLRQYPDGGVARLRVYGEVVPDPGWLAELDTFDLVALENGGSVEDASDRFYSPPEHTVLPGRSRQMDDGWETRRRRDTGNDWIRYRLVEQGVIRAVEIDTAYLKGNAAGWVSLSIRDGEGGADGTEGEWVQLVPRVRLQPDTVHRFLVNQIPATHVRLDIFPDGGISRLRLYGSLTARGAARLAERTAALS
- a CDS encoding LysR substrate-binding domain-containing protein; this translates as MKEWDLRKLQVLRALHDTGTVTAAAAALRMTPSAVSQQLAALGKQIGAPVIEARGRGVRLTGAAHVLLRHAEVVFAQLERAGAELDGYARGDAGLVRVGTIATAVSRLVVPAAGLLRRSAPGITLSVREAEAAEVYEELAAGDVDIAVSLAVDAPTARDPRFVLFPLLTDPLDIALPIGHPLAAVPGLRLARFAAEPWIFGSRGPWRDITLAACADAGFVPEQAHAAADWQGIFSLVAAGMGIALVPRMATAGGLRQAVAVRPLDADRPRRRIVGAVRGGAEDAPLLRRTMGALRQAAELDPNVQFD
- a CDS encoding AraC family transcriptional regulator, with translation MDALATLLDGPRARGAFLLRSVLTPPWSLRVEDRAPLTLLYPARGDAWVLPDTCRPVRLRPGDIAVVRGPEPYTVADDPATAPRIVIRPGQVTTSLQGDELCDEMDLGVRTWGDDPDGSAVLISGTYQMEGEISRRLLAALPQVLVLTGDAWCSPLPELLREEIVRDEPGQDVVLDRLLDLVLIAVLRAWFAGAAPDSGVPSWFAAQSDPVVGPALRLLHDRPAHPWTVAELAARTGVSRAGLGRRFTELVGESPMAYLTGWRLALAADLLREPDATVASVARKVGYGSPFALSAAFKRVRGVSPREYREGVAVS
- a CDS encoding SseB family protein — translated: MTDINPNGALPPAQRALHEIAHGSENVIALSTLAVSEVLLPVPAADEFPEGVGGAELPREIQLPVYEQDDGRQLVPVFTSETRMADALPATRRYRLVQLAALSGAWPSDELILSIDTGSEDALSISGEGVRALASLVGEN
- a CDS encoding maleylpyruvate isomerase family mycothiol-dependent enzyme, which produces MTTSHTPPSGSSFPQLRFADRLEQIGERSAALRKAAAEADPRNRVPGCPDWTVRELVAHLAEVQRFWAASVAAGPAQRPPVDAVVDGPVPPGELLDWSARSTDVLLDALRTAGPDVECWTWWAESGNPSTAEAVARHQVQEAAVHARDAQEAAGAPESLPPGLAVDAVDEFLHVGFGSMDGWPHAPARVALVSDEGPAWTLILDATGASAVRGGPGDGPAPGAAVSGPADALLLALYRRTPWDGGDLRVSGDPDLVRQLVVWPPLG
- a CDS encoding DUF5107 domain-containing protein — protein: MRRTAVSIPAAPLGPENPLPALRSSGELHQLDPRDREGLPADMARQIGYAPLRSVLPVRVLDNYGRTRAPAELDALVIENDRVRATVLPGLGGRLYSLVHKPTGRELLYRNPVFQPADFALAGAWFSGGVEWNLGATGHAAHTCAPLHAARVPAPDGGEMLRLWEWERLRDLPFQIDMWLPDGSDFLYVGVRVRNPHDRTVPAYWWSNIAVPEAEGTRVLAPADAAWHFGYQRTLSHVPVPGDGGGPDLTYTTRAEHAADYFFDVQDTDRRWITALDGDGHGLVQTSTDLLRGRKLFLWGHGRGGRRWQEWLTEPGTDGYLEIQAGLARTQLEHIPMAAGSDFSWLEAYGPLAADPALVHGDDWSAARAEAAGRLETALPRETVDAAYRTWLAHADNEPKDVLATGSGWGALETERGRFDLPGTPFPADTLGDAQQPWLALLHTGVLPPPAADEPPGPSLVSPEWRELLESSDTHPGEEWYRDYHLGVAQWAAGDRAQAVRSWERAHAARPSPWVLRALAVADTDAGRTEQAAERFLAAYALLGEAPAAGAEQAVRVRRALVLEAVPALLAAGRAGDADRMLADPAPGTGEQPPDGGRFRLLRARTALAQGDPVLARAIFDEGFVVDDLREGDEVLGDTWYAIAEALISADGPAGLDLRAQARAEHPLPAAYDFRMRPED